Within the Rosa rugosa chromosome 2, drRosRugo1.1, whole genome shotgun sequence genome, the region ACAGCTTCATCTGATCCGCGAGATCGACTGGTATCCAATGCTGTTTGTGCATTTTCCAGCTCATCTCTCAAATTCTTTTCAGTGTCCTCCAATTCCTGATAACAATATTCATCAATTTCAACAAATTGGCTTAAAACTTAACTACAACGCATATCCTCAACATTATAAGACATATTTCTTTTCAAGTCTAAACTTCTGAATTACAAATTACGTACAATCACTAGAAGAAGGCACACCAATCAGATACACAGTTCCAAGCATCATGGGAACTTTTCACATGACGAAATATTgactgagttacaaatataagctgtaggaccataaatctcacctcTAACTTCCTCCTAAGTAACTCCGCTTCCTCAATCTTCTCCTGTATTTTACTTTCACAGTTTGATATAGCCTTTTCATATGCAGCATTTTCCTCCTGCAATGTCATCTCTCTCAACTGGGCCTGTCCACAAGTACAAACAGGAACTATATCAACAAAGGAAACATAAAAAGGCACTGATCACCTACAACCATGAAACTCAACCAAGaccaaaaacaaggaaaaatccCTGAACTTTAACACAATTTGCAATAGCCACAGCTACACCACAATTTGTctcgtagagagagagagagagtagagagagaaagagagtgagagaaaaACAAtgggtgtttggacccaaaatgagcattttggcttgACAagacacgtcttggagaaattgagccaatgtcagtggctcaagctatatattgtcgacaagttcgaaatatatatatatttagaggctaaataaagcctactatggaatcatgaaaagtcaactatagcacattttcctacttcggttaggagaaaccgagctaaacaaggaaggaggggtggcagactgaccaaatgaattcgaaatgagctgaaactctgcagatccattctagacagcccaagaatcatttcttatgaagagtgccagagctagctttgagtggaagaccttcaaataatcagtccaattttctgcagaagcaaaactggaaaactggacctgtaagaggtccagcagcatttccggcccaaccacatggaaataaattctgaaattttaccacaacaatctaaattcatggtggatcatttcatatgaagaagtcatggtcaaaatctgaatgcttggtggagatatagctgcagcaaaattggtgcagtaagtgcttaaacctaacattccattagtgtttaagtgcttgaacctaacaattccataaactcataagtgctctatatataaactcataagtgctccatcatgatcccattaagtgctccattatgatttgtttaaatgccaaatagtgttgcttggtagcctataaatagaggctacaacatagaacaattcactcattcatacatcaaaacatctctaagatgatctaagttctctctagagcaaacctctctaagagcaactcctttccttctctttctcttataggtgatcacactctaagtcctagtctcctcaggagccgactatcagtgccaccaaaccctctgtcaaaatgcttcggtcctagtctcctcgggagccg harbors:
- the LOC133729810 gene encoding uncharacterized protein LOC133729810 encodes the protein MTLQEENAAYEKAISNCESKIQEKIEEAELLRRKLEELEDTEKNLRDELENAQTALDTSRSRGSDEAVGNSKTSVETGDDMESSKKSYTRQVRGEEKRIGSLLFLLILKFSHILFFFQSACAPVLSYFGG